CCAATCCGGTAACCGTACGTTTCAGAACATTGACCGCGGCGCTGTTGCCGTCGCCGATAAAATCGCGCTGCTCGCGCATCGCGGCGAAATCCGCTCCGGCCTGTTTTTTGATATCCTCGACATAGGTATCGCAATCAAAAAGTCTGGCGCCGTTAAACGTAAATTCAAAATCCCGCCTGAAATCAACCTTTCTCCGTTTTAAAGCCATGGTTGTGCTGCTGCCTCCGATTCAATCAATAGTCACGAGTTCATCGCTGGTTAAAAAAACTATTTCGGAAAAGCTGGGAAAAGCTGGGGACACGATCCCGATTTCTTCCAGAAGCCAGGTCATGTCACCGATTTTCCTGAGAAAACTATTTAAAATCCAGGACACGAGGTCATGTCCCGGGATTTTCCTTAAACATTCAGCCCCGCCGAAAAGTCCGGGTTTCACAAACAGGTTTCGGCATGCGACCACCAGTCTGAATAGTTACGCTATTTTAAAAGTCAAAAAGCCACCGTTTCCGGAACGGCCCGACAACGACAAGCAGACGACGGCCAACCGCAGACCTGCGCAAAAGAGACCCCCTATACGCTAAAACCTAAAGCATGGCAACCTTAAATTATACATACAAGGTCTCCCAAAAACGACAATCAGCTTTAAAAATCAACACTTTAAGACAAAAATAAAAAAAACAATCAGATTCTGACTTTTTCCGGTGGTTTGCGGAGACTCCGCCTACCACCGCCAGCGGGGGATCCGAAAGCCCTAGAACCTTGTTTATTATTAATAAAAAAATTTATTGTTTGGTTGACAAAAGCCCCGGTTTCCGGATAGAAAGAGAGGCTTTAAGCAAACCGTCAGAGCCTCAAGAAGAGGCTCTGAAAAGCCAGACTTTATTACCCCGAAATGGATCGCCGCGAGCAGAGAAACAAACCACCACGGGGGCTAAGCCTGCAATCCCAAGGGCTCTCAGGGCCCGCAAATAAGTACTCTTAACCGTACCTATTCGTTTTTTCAAACCGGAACGTATGGTTAAGACACTAAAAACAAGAGGACTATACCAATGAAGGTAAGCGAAATCATGAACCGGGAGGTTTTGTCCGTTACCCCCCAGGATCGGGTTTGCGATGTAATCGATCTGTTTCTCGAAAAAAATATAACCGGGGCCCCCGTCGTCGACCGAGGCGAGGTCGTCGGCATTATTTCCCGCAAGGACATTCTGCCCCTGATCACGACGTTTGATCTTGACTGCAGCTCCCTGGAACAGATTCGTCGCACCTGCTCCCACTATGTCTCCAACCACATGCAAAGCAAAGTGGTCACGGTGCAACCGGTCGAGGCGGTTGAAAAATGCGCCCTGATCATGACCGACAATCACATCAACCGCCTGCCGGTGGTCGAAAACGGCAAACTGGTCGGCATCGTCACTCGCGGAGACATTCTGAAAGCCCTGGCCCAGTGCTGCGCCTGCCAGATATAATCAGGCCGGCAGACCGGAAGAAACAAAAAAGGCAGATCCCTTCCGGGACCTGCCTTTTAACGGCTCTCGAATAAGTGAGCCGACCCTTTCCCACCGACCGCCCTTACAAGCCCCCACTGCCGAAAAAACTGTTATAAGCCAGCTTCTGCAAAGCCTCGACACTGCTCAAGGCCCGCTTCAGCTGCGCCTGTCCGGACTTGTTCAAAGCCTCGGGATCGAGATAATAGTCGTATTTGCTCCCGGTGACAATGGCTTCCACCTGGGAAATCATTTTCGCATGCGCGAGAGTACAATAGGCCTGTCGCAGACTGCAGGAGAGTTCAGTCTCGAAATGCCCCTGTTTTTCCAGCAGCCGGAGCCGTTCAACCGTGTTGGTTTCAATAAAACCATACTTCAGGGCGAAAACCCGGGCCGTCATGATCAAAGGAGCCCAGCCGAATAATTTGACATTGAATTTACCCTGATGCGGACCGCTTTTCTCCAGACGAAAATTCCGAAACAAGGTCAGGGCGACATTGGACATGACGGCGCTGCGCGCCATCACCATCAAAGCCCCGAAATTATCGCGAATCATGGTATGGACCTTTTCTATCAGCCGCTGCCCCAGGGCCCGCGACCCGGTACAATACGTGATATCCATCAGAATAATAACCCGCAGCAGATTATCCTGGCTCTGATCGTGAAAAATCTCTTCCAACTGCCGCCGCCAGTCGCCGAACGACCCCCGCCAGAGGGGGTTTGAAGGCATGATGTTGCCGGTACACAGAGCGAAACCGACCTGATCGAGGGCGTTCACGGCTTCGACGGCAAAATGCTCAAAATAAGCGTCGATTTCGGGAGAACCGTCGAGTTTGTAAACCAGAGCGTTATCCTGGTCCGTGAAAAAGGTCTGTTCCCGGCGACCGTCGCTGCCCATGTTGAACCAGGCGAACTCGCAGGGCACCGGGTGCAGCCGCCGACTGATCAGAGTGATCACCTTTTCCGTCAGCCGGTGCCGATAGGAGGTAATCAGGGAATGAATTTCCATCACCCCAACCCCCTTGAGAAACAGTTCCACGGCAATGACATTCAGCCGGCGATGCAGCTCGACCAGTTCATCGAGTTCTTCAACCAACGCCACTCTTTCCGTCAGCCTGACAACCTCCGCCCGGCGCACCCGAAGATACTTGCGACGCTCTTCCAGCACCGCGCAGCCCTGATCCAGCGAAGCCAGATGGGCTTCAAGATCAGGGAAAAATTCGCACTCCGGCAGAGCCAGAAGCGCGCCCAGTCGCGCCATGTCATCGACATTGACGCCGGCTTTGAACTGTCGGTAAAGCTGGCTGAAATCGGCGGAGTGATAAGCGGTAGGCATAATGATTCAGAGGCCAGGCTTTCTTGGGCTGAAATTGACCCTGCAAACAAACACGCCCGCCTGTCTCAATACTTTCAAGCTCAAGTCGGGTTTATCCAAGATAGACAATCGGCAAAAAAAAATCCACAAAAAAAAGAGAAGGGGAGCTTACGCTCCCCTTCTCCAGTCGTCCTCGGATCAGCTCAAAGCGACCAAACGATCAATCAAACTTGACACCATGCACCTGTTCACACAGATACTTGCGAATTTCCATCGACGGCGGCGGGGTCATCAGGGAGACCACGATATTACTCAGCAGCGCGACCGGCATCAGAATCAGCGAGGAAGAGGTGAACGGAATCAACTGCGACAGCCAGTGATCATTGCCCTTGCCCCAGAAGAAGAAGAAGGCGGTCAGCACCAGGCCGACGAGCATACCGGCGATACAACCATACTTGTTGGAACGGCCCCACCAGACCCCCAGCAGAAAAGTCGGGAAAATCGTGTTCCCGGCGATGGCGAAGGCCATGGCCACAATCTGGGCGATCAGGGCAAAGGGTTTCAGGGCGAAAGCGATAACCACCAGACCCAGGGCGAAAACCGCGACTTTGGAAATCAACATCCGGACCGACTCGGTGGCGTTGGGGTTGATCACCCGATAGTAAATGTCATGCGACGTAGCCGAACCGGCGGCCAGCAGCAGACCGGAAACCGTGGAAAAGGCCGCGGAAATCGCGCCGGCAGCCAGATAGCCACAGAACCACTGGGGCAGGCCGGCATTTTCCGCGGCCGTGACGACGATGGCGTCGGCTAGAGCCTGCACCGGCTGCAAGCCGGAGATCGCGTTCTGAACGCGGGCGAAAGCGGCGTAGGCCGGCGAACTCCAGTAGAGCAGGCCGATGAAGAACAGACCCCAGACCACCGACCAGCGGGCATCACGGGTATTGGGCACGACATAGAAACGGGAAAGCACGTGCGGCAGTCCGGCGGTGCCGACCATCAGGGTGAAACAGAGAGCAATCCATTTATAAGTGCTGGCCACCCCCCAGGGCTGCACATATTGAACATTGCTGGGATCGGAGGCGTATTTGTGCGCCAGATCCCAGACGGCGGCGCCATAACCGATCTCCGGAATCAGATAAAAGTAACCCATTTTCTTGGCGATGAACACCAGCGGCAGGATGAAGGCGGAAATAATAACAAAATACTGGAACTGCATGTTCTTGGTCGCCCCGAGCATTCCGGCGATGATGATGTAAGCCAGAACCACGGCGGTGCTGACAAAAACCGAAGTCGCGTAGTTCATGCCGAAAACCCAGGAAAACATCAGGGCGATACCCTTGTACTGGGCGATGGCGTAGGTCAGAGAGATGATGATCGCGGTGACCGCGGCCAGAATCCGGGCGGCGTTTGATTCAAAACGGTCGCCGATGAAATCTGCCGCCGTGTACTTGCCGAAACGGCGAATCTGGCCGGCCATCAGCACCAGCAGCATAACATAGCCGCCGGTCCAGCCGACTACGTAGGCCAGCGCGAAATAACCTTTGAGATAGAGCAGACCGGCCATACCGAGAAAACTGGCGGCGCTCATCCAATTACTGGCGATCGCGGCTCCGGCCCCGATGCGGCCGATGCCCCGGCCTGCGGCCCAGTAATCATCCTGATCCTTGGCTTTATGCCCGACTCCGATCCCGACAAAGGCGACCAGAACAATAACCAGAATGATCGCCGGTCCTAATTTAAATCCAGTTGAGATAGCAGCTTGCATATGAAACTCCTTGTCCTTTCAACCCGTCTTCAGCCTCAGCCGACGGCCTGAAGCGAAGCGGTACGGTTTCTCCATCAGACCTCACCTTATTCAGAAAATGTCGCCCTTGCCCATGCGGTCTTCCAGACCATCAATCAGGATATTGAACCAGATACAGAGCAGGATGTAAAGAATGATCAGAAACTGCCCGGTAAACCAGTAATGAAAGGGAAAACCGAGAAACTGCATGTCGGTAAGGAAACTCTCTCCCTGAGGATTGCGCTCGACAATTTTCAGCAGGATCTGAAAACCATAGGTCGCCACCCCCCAGACCGCCAGGATCACCCAGATGTAGACAACCTCGGTTTTCTGAAAAGTACCCAGAGGCTTAAAAATATTGATTTGATATTTATCGTCGCTCATTATCCAACTCTCCTCCCAAAAAATTATTGAGTCCGCTTTCCCGGCCCAGCCGCAGTCGCAAAGAAAATAAAAAGGATAGCAACAAAGCGAAAGCACCGCACCGTTTTTTCACCAGCCAACATCGACCGAGCCCCGCGCCCTCCGCTTTTTGCACACCTCCTTTCCCGGACGGGCCCTCCCTTCCGGTCCATAACAAGGCCTTGGGGATTTTTTTAACCTTACAACTTACGCTGATAAGTAAAACATTGTTCCCCCTTATGTCAAGGAAAAAACACCATTTTACATTCTCTTTTTAAAAAAATTACGCACCGCCATTAAAGATAATAATAGTTTTTAATATTAACTAGTTACATAGAAAAAAGCTAGTCATAAAATGCACAAAACGGCATTCCGCATAACCCTTATTTTCACAAGGCAGCTCTAGGCGCGACAAACCGGGAAATTCGGATGAAAGCTGAAAATCCGAGGTCATTAAAACGCCGACTCCACTTTTTATCACCGGAGACACCCGACCCGATCCTTTTTCCACGCATGCCTCACCACCGGCTAGAGAGCGAAAGCGCTGGGCGGATTTTCCCGGCGGCAAAGCCCTACGTTTTGGTTGATTGAAAAAGCAAAGCCGTGTATGATGGTTCCGCCTACAGAATCAATCGCCTTCCGCTCCCGGATAAAACAGGCCGCTGTTTTCCGGAACAGAACTTGCTTTGTCTTCGACCCAAACCGCGAACGGATAAATTCATGATCACACCTGAAGCCAACAAACGCATCGGCGAACTGCTGATCAACGCCAAACTGATCGACCAGGACCAACTCAAGCGCGCCCTGGCGGAACAGAAAACGAACCCCGGCCGCCTGGGCTCGGTTCTGGTGCGCCTGGGCTATATCAATAGTGAAGACTTGGTTAATTTTTTAAGCGTTCAGTTCGGAGTCCCCTCGGTCAATCTGCAAAATTTCGCCATCAGCAGCGAGATCATCGATCTCGTTCCCAGCGAACTGGTCAACAAATATCTGATTATCCCGATCAATCGGATCGGCTCGACCCTGATTGTCGCGGTCAGCGACCCCACCGATCTCTCGGCCATCGATGACATTAAATTCATCACCGGCTACAATGTTGAAATCACGGTGGCTTCCGAATTCTCCATCAAAGAGGTCATCGACCGTTTCTACAATTCCTCTTCCATGCTGGATGACATTATCGCCGAGTTTGACGATTCCGAACTGGAGCTGGTGCACGATGAAGACCAGCTTGACACCTCCGCGCTCAAAAAAGAGACCGAAGATGCCCCGGTCATTCGTCTCGTCAACAAGATCATGGTCGACGCCATCCGCCGGGGCGCCAGCGATATTCACGTCGAGCCTTACGAAAACTTCTTTCGCGTCCGCTACCGCATAGACGGGGTTTTATATGAAATCATGAAGCCCCCGATGAAGCTTAAAAACGCCATTCTCTCACGCATCAAGATCATGTCGGAACTCAATATCGCCGAACGGCGCCTGCCTCAGGACGGCCGCATCAAAATGAAACTCGGCAAAGGCAAATCGATGGATATGCGGGTTTCGGTGCTGCCCACCCTGTTCGGGGAAAAGATCGTCATGCGCCTGCTCGACCAATCCAACCTGCAACTTGACATGACCAAGCTCGGCCTTGAACCGGCCATGCTCGAAAAGGTTGAAGACGCGATTCACCAACCCTACGGCCTGATTCTGGTCACCGGCCCGACCGGCAGCGGCAAAACCACGACCCTTTACTCGGCCCTGAGCGAGCTCAACAAAATTTCAGAAAACATCATGACGGCCGAGGATCCGGTCGAATTCAACCTGCCCGGCATCAATCAGGTTCAGGTTCGGGAATCGATCGGCCTGACCTTCGCGGCGGCCCTGCGCTCCTTTCTCCGCCAGGATCCCGATATTATCCTGGTCGGGGAAATGCGCGACCTGGAAACCGCCGAAATCAGCATCAAGGCGGCCCTGACCGGCCATCTGGTGCTTTCCACCCTACACACCAACGACGCGCCCAGCAGTATCTCCCGCATGATCAACATGGGCATCGAACCTTTTCTGATCGTTTCCTCGGTCTCCCTGATCGTGGCCCAGCGCCTGGCCCGCAAGGTCTGCCAGAAGTGCTGCCACAAAGAAGAGGTTCCGGTGCGCGCCCTGATCCAGGCCGGCATGAACCCGGAAACCGCGGAACACGCGGTCTGCCTTAAAGGCGAAGGTTGCGAGGAGTGCAATCGCACCGGCTACAAGGGTCGAATCGCGCTTTATGAAATCATGACTTTGAGCGAGGAACTTAAAATCGCCATTATCAACGGGGCCAACACCATGGAGCTGAAAGCCATGGCTATCAAGAACGGCATGAAAAGCCTGCGCCAGAGCGGCCTCAGCAAACTCATCGAAGGAACCACCAGCTTTGCCGAGGTGCTGCGGGTTTCGGCTCGGGATTAACCACCATAAATCGCAAAAAGGACGTCACCATCATGGCCAGCCTACATGAACTCCTGAAAATCATGATCGAAAACGGGGCTTCCGACCTTCATCTGACGGTTGCCAGCCCCCCCCAGATAAGAGTCGACGGCACCCTCCGCCCCCTCGACATGCCGCCCCTGAACGCCAACGACACCAAACAAATGTGCTACAGCGTCCTCACCGACAACCAGAAACACCGCTTTGAAAAGGACAACGAGCTCGACCTTTCTTTCGGGCTGAAGGGGGTCAGCCGTTTTCGCGCCAACATCTTCGTGCAGCGCGGCACCGTGGCCGGCGCTTTTCGCGCCATTCCTTACGAAGTCAAACCCTTCAACGAACTGGGCCTGCCTCCGATCGTTCAGGAGCTGATGCGCAAACCCAGCGGCCTGATCCTGGTCACCGGTCCGACCGGCAGCGGCAAAAGCACCACCCTGGCCTCCATGATCGATCAGGTCAATCAAGAACGCCACGAACATATCATCACGATAGAAGATCCGATTGAATTTATCCATACCCATAAAAATTGCATCGTCAACCAGCGCGAGGTCAAAGCCGACACCGAAGATTTCAGCAAGGCCCTGCGCTACATTCTGCGTCAGGATCCGGATGTCGTCCTGGTCGGCGAACTCCGTGACCTGGAAACCGTGGCCTCCAGCCTGACGGTCGCCGAAACCGGCCATCTGACCCTGGCGACCCTACATACCAATTCCTGCGCCCAGACCATCAACCGCATCATCGACATCTTTCCTTCGCACCAGCAGCCCCAGATCCGTTCGCAGCTTTCCTTTGTCCTGCAGGCGGTTATCTCCCAGCAGCTTCTGCCTCGTCGCAGTGGGCACGGACGGGTCCTGGCTCTGGAACTAATGGTTCCCAACGCGGCGATCCGCAACCTGATTCGCGAAGACAAGATTCATCAGATTTATTCACAAATGCAGGTCGGCCAGAGCAAATTTTCAATGCAGACCATGAACCAGTCTCTGGCTAATCTCTACCAAACCGGCAAGGTAACCATCGAAGACGCCTTCGCCAAAAGCAATGACATCATGGAACTCAAACAGATGCTGGGACAGGGAATCTAAGCGCGAAGCAGACGCCATACAAATAAAGGGGCTTGATCATGATTACTTATAAGTGGCAGGGCAAGAATCGGCAGGGCAAAAAAGTCAAGGGAGAGCTTGAGGCCGTCTCCGAGAATATTGTCATCATGAGCCTGCGCAAGCAGGGCATCAGCGACCTTAAAATCAGAAAAAAGCCCAAGGATATCGAGATTAACCTGCCGTTTTTCAAGGCCAGTGTCCCGGACAAGGATGTCGTGGTCTTCACGCGCCAGTTCGCGACCATGATCAATTCCGGTCTGCCGATCATCCAATGCCTGGAAATCCAGTCCACGCAGCAGGAGAACAAGGAGTTTAAAAAGGTCCTGACGAACATCAAGGAAAATGTCGAAAAGGGCGAGACCCTGGCCGACGCCCTGCGCCGGCATGACAAGGTTTTCGACCCGCTTTACGCCAATATGGTTGAAGCCGGGGAAACCGGCGGCGCCCTCGACGTGATCCTCGGCCGCCTGGCCTTTTTCATGGAAAAGAATCTGAAACTGAAAAAAAAGGTCAAGGGCGCCCTGGTCTATCCCGCCTCGG
This genomic interval from Pseudomonadota bacterium contains the following:
- a CDS encoding CBS domain-containing protein → MKVSEIMNREVLSVTPQDRVCDVIDLFLEKNITGAPVVDRGEVVGIISRKDILPLITTFDLDCSSLEQIRRTCSHYVSNHMQSKVVTVQPVEAVEKCALIMTDNHINRLPVVENGKLVGIVTRGDILKALAQCCACQI
- a CDS encoding cation acetate symporter; this encodes MQAAISTGFKLGPAIILVIVLVAFVGIGVGHKAKDQDDYWAAGRGIGRIGAGAAIASNWMSAASFLGMAGLLYLKGYFALAYVVGWTGGYVMLLVLMAGQIRRFGKYTAADFIGDRFESNAARILAAVTAIIISLTYAIAQYKGIALMFSWVFGMNYATSVFVSTAVVLAYIIIAGMLGATKNMQFQYFVIISAFILPLVFIAKKMGYFYLIPEIGYGAAVWDLAHKYASDPSNVQYVQPWGVASTYKWIALCFTLMVGTAGLPHVLSRFYVVPNTRDARWSVVWGLFFIGLLYWSSPAYAAFARVQNAISGLQPVQALADAIVVTAAENAGLPQWFCGYLAAGAISAAFSTVSGLLLAAGSATSHDIYYRVINPNATESVRMLISKVAVFALGLVVIAFALKPFALIAQIVAMAFAIAGNTIFPTFLLGVWWGRSNKYGCIAGMLVGLVLTAFFFFWGKGNDHWLSQLIPFTSSSLILMPVALLSNIVVSLMTPPPSMEIRKYLCEQVHGVKFD
- a CDS encoding DUF4212 domain-containing protein → MSDDKYQINIFKPLGTFQKTEVVYIWVILAVWGVATYGFQILLKIVERNPQGESFLTDMQFLGFPFHYWFTGQFLIILYILLCIWFNILIDGLEDRMGKGDIF
- the pilB gene encoding type IV-A pilus assembly ATPase PilB, with product MITPEANKRIGELLINAKLIDQDQLKRALAEQKTNPGRLGSVLVRLGYINSEDLVNFLSVQFGVPSVNLQNFAISSEIIDLVPSELVNKYLIIPINRIGSTLIVAVSDPTDLSAIDDIKFITGYNVEITVASEFSIKEVIDRFYNSSSMLDDIIAEFDDSELELVHDEDQLDTSALKKETEDAPVIRLVNKIMVDAIRRGASDIHVEPYENFFRVRYRIDGVLYEIMKPPMKLKNAILSRIKIMSELNIAERRLPQDGRIKMKLGKGKSMDMRVSVLPTLFGEKIVMRLLDQSNLQLDMTKLGLEPAMLEKVEDAIHQPYGLILVTGPTGSGKTTTLYSALSELNKISENIMTAEDPVEFNLPGINQVQVRESIGLTFAAALRSFLRQDPDIILVGEMRDLETAEISIKAALTGHLVLSTLHTNDAPSSISRMINMGIEPFLIVSSVSLIVAQRLARKVCQKCCHKEEVPVRALIQAGMNPETAEHAVCLKGEGCEECNRTGYKGRIALYEIMTLSEELKIAIINGANTMELKAMAIKNGMKSLRQSGLSKLIEGTTSFAEVLRVSARD
- a CDS encoding type IV pilus twitching motility protein PilT; this encodes MASLHELLKIMIENGASDLHLTVASPPQIRVDGTLRPLDMPPLNANDTKQMCYSVLTDNQKHRFEKDNELDLSFGLKGVSRFRANIFVQRGTVAGAFRAIPYEVKPFNELGLPPIVQELMRKPSGLILVTGPTGSGKSTTLASMIDQVNQERHEHIITIEDPIEFIHTHKNCIVNQREVKADTEDFSKALRYILRQDPDVVLVGELRDLETVASSLTVAETGHLTLATLHTNSCAQTINRIIDIFPSHQQPQIRSQLSFVLQAVISQQLLPRRSGHGRVLALELMVPNAAIRNLIREDKIHQIYSQMQVGQSKFSMQTMNQSLANLYQTGKVTIEDAFAKSNDIMELKQMLGQGI